One window from the genome of Desulfobaccales bacterium encodes:
- a CDS encoding RluA family pseudouridine synthase, producing MESSETLAFTVTAPEAGTRLDQFLALQLGWSRARLQKLLKSGLVLVNNRPRPASYRVRTDDGVVVTVPKPSPSHLAPEALPLTILFEDQDILVVNKPPGLVVHPGAGHRDGTLLNALVHHCPDLKDIGEVSRPGLVHRLDKDTSGLLVVAKTALAHAALVAQFQVHAITKIYQALVWGRLPEAEGRIEKEVGRHPTARQKMSVHARRGKPAITFWKVIKEFPGPLTLVQLSPQTGRTHQLRVHLASEGHPVLGDATYGGGVSRLAGHPALTGLKGLVHRQLLHAWRLGITHPRTGEPLTWEAPLPEDFQAVLDKLEDLH from the coding sequence ATGGAATCTTCTGAAACCCTGGCCTTCACCGTGACCGCTCCAGAGGCCGGCACTCGCCTGGACCAGTTCCTGGCGCTGCAATTAGGCTGGTCCCGGGCCCGGCTACAAAAGCTCCTCAAATCCGGCCTGGTTTTGGTCAACAATCGACCCCGCCCAGCCTCTTACCGGGTGCGAACTGATGACGGCGTCGTGGTGACGGTGCCGAAGCCTTCACCCAGCCACCTGGCCCCCGAAGCCCTGCCCCTGACGATTCTCTTTGAGGATCAAGATATCCTGGTGGTGAATAAACCCCCGGGGCTGGTGGTCCACCCCGGCGCCGGCCACCGGGACGGCACCCTGCTCAATGCCCTGGTGCACCACTGTCCCGACCTTAAAGACATCGGCGAAGTAAGCCGCCCCGGCCTGGTGCACCGCCTGGACAAAGACACCAGCGGCCTCCTCGTGGTGGCCAAAACCGCGCTGGCCCACGCGGCCTTGGTGGCCCAGTTCCAGGTGCACGCCATCACCAAGATATACCAGGCCCTGGTCTGGGGGCGCCTGCCGGAAGCGGAAGGCCGCATCGAAAAAGAGGTGGGCCGCCATCCCACGGCGCGTCAGAAGATGAGCGTCCACGCCCGCCGGGGCAAACCCGCGATCACCTTCTGGAAGGTCATCAAGGAATTTCCCGGCCCCCTGACCCTGGTGCAGCTTTCGCCTCAGACCGGCCGCACCCATCAACTGCGGGTCCACCTGGCCTCCGAGGGCCACCCGGTCCTGGGCGACGCCACCTACGGCGGTGGCGTCAGCCGCCTGGCGGGCCACCCGGCCCTTACGGGGCTCAAAGGTCTGGTGCACCGCCAGCTCCTCCACGCCTGGCGCTTAGGCATCACCCACCCCCGCACCGGGGAGCCCCTCACCTGGGAAGCGCCCCTACCGGAGGATTTTCAGGCGGTGCTGGACAAGTTGGAAGACTTGCATTAA
- the rho gene encoding transcription termination factor Rho: MNLSDLKHKKINDLASLARDLSVEGAAGMRKQELIFAILQAQVEKNGVISGGGVLEILPDGFGFLRAQDYNYLPGPDDIYVSPSQIRRFNLRTGDTIAGQIRPPKEGERYFALLKVETVNFEDPSVARDKILFDNLTPLYPDQRLKLETAPDNFSARIMDLMTPVGMGQRGLIVAAPRTGKTMLLQNLANSIATNHPEVVLIVLLIDERPEEVTDMQRSVKAEVVSSTFDEPPQRHIQVAEMVLEKAKRLVEHKRDVVILLDSITRLARAYNTVVPASGKILSGGLDANALQRPKRFFGAARNIEEGGSLTIIATALIETGSRMDEVIFEEFKGTGNMEIHLDRKLTEKRVFPSIDINRSGTRKEELLLAPVDLNRIWILRKLLSPLSPVDSMEFLLEKLRGTKNNAEFLGAMNR; encoded by the coding sequence ATGAATTTATCTGATTTGAAACACAAGAAAATCAATGACTTAGCTTCGCTCGCCCGAGACCTCAGCGTGGAAGGCGCAGCCGGGATGCGCAAACAAGAGCTGATCTTCGCAATCCTCCAGGCCCAGGTGGAGAAAAACGGAGTCATCTCCGGCGGCGGAGTTTTAGAAATCCTGCCGGACGGCTTCGGGTTCCTCCGGGCCCAAGATTATAATTATCTCCCAGGCCCCGACGACATCTATGTCTCGCCCTCCCAAATCCGCCGCTTTAATCTGCGCACCGGGGACACCATCGCCGGACAGATTCGCCCCCCCAAAGAAGGGGAGCGTTACTTCGCCCTCCTCAAGGTTGAAACGGTCAACTTCGAAGACCCTTCCGTAGCCCGGGACAAGATTCTCTTTGACAACTTAACGCCCCTGTATCCCGACCAGCGTTTAAAACTTGAAACAGCCCCGGACAACTTCTCCGCCCGAATCATGGACCTGATGACCCCGGTGGGCATGGGCCAGCGTGGTCTCATCGTCGCCGCCCCCCGCACCGGCAAAACCATGCTGCTCCAGAATCTGGCCAACAGCATCGCCACGAATCACCCCGAGGTCGTGCTCATCGTGCTGCTCATTGACGAGCGGCCCGAAGAAGTGACGGACATGCAGCGCAGCGTCAAGGCTGAAGTGGTCAGTTCCACCTTTGATGAGCCACCCCAGCGCCACATCCAGGTGGCCGAGATGGTCCTGGAAAAGGCCAAGCGCCTGGTGGAACACAAGCGTGACGTGGTTATTTTGCTCGATTCAATCACCCGCCTGGCTCGGGCCTACAATACCGTGGTGCCGGCCAGTGGCAAGATCCTTTCCGGCGGCCTTGATGCCAACGCCCTCCAGCGCCCCAAGCGTTTTTTCGGCGCCGCCCGCAACATCGAAGAAGGCGGCAGCCTGACCATCATCGCCACTGCCCTCATCGAGACCGGCAGCCGCATGGACGAAGTCATTTTCGAGGAATTCAAGGGCACCGGCAACATGGAGATTCACCTGGACCGCAAGCTCACCGAGAAGCGAGTCTTCCCGTCCATCGACATCAATCGCTCCGGCACCCGGAAGGAAGAACTGCTGCTGGCCCCGGTGGACCTCAACCGCATCTGGATCTTACGGAAGCTGCTGTCACCGTTAAGTCCGGTGGACAGCATGGAATTCTTGCTGGAAAAGCTGCGGGGGACCAAGAACAACGCCGAATTTCTGGGGGCTATGAACCGCTAA
- a CDS encoding type II toxin-antitoxin system RelE/ParE family toxin gives MSYHVQLSLPAKKQLDRLDQVTARRLDDRLKELTLDPYSTRISKAVKMEAGQRTSRVGDWRIIYRVNEINLEIIVIAFLPRGKAYR, from the coding sequence GTGAGCTACCACGTTCAATTATCACTGCCTGCGAAAAAACAATTAGACAGATTGGATCAGGTGACTGCAAGGCGTTTGGACGATCGCCTTAAAGAATTAACCTTAGACCCTTATTCGACCAGAATCTCAAAGGCAGTAAAAATGGAGGCGGGACAACGCACTTCTAGGGTCGGGGATTGGCGCATTATTTATCGAGTTAATGAAATAAACCTGGAGATTATCGTTATTGCCTTTCTTCCTCGGGGAAAAGCCTATCGGTAG
- a CDS encoding CarD family transcriptional regulator produces MFQIGQLAVYPAHGVGRIESVQERAVSGNDQEKFYIMRLLDSDMIIMIPTGNARNIGLRNIIDLQAVTEIHEILRHRPSRVNNQTWNRRYRDYMDKIKTGSPFRVAEVLRDLTLLKTEKDLSFGERKMLDTAKNLLVKELSLVNNSNEDDIEAELLALLEAGE; encoded by the coding sequence ATGTTCCAAATTGGCCAGTTGGCCGTTTACCCGGCCCACGGAGTCGGCAGGATCGAATCCGTCCAAGAACGCGCCGTCTCGGGAAATGATCAGGAAAAATTCTACATCATGCGCCTCCTTGACAGTGACATGATCATCATGATACCTACCGGCAATGCCCGGAACATCGGACTTCGAAATATAATTGATCTTCAGGCGGTCACCGAAATTCATGAAATCCTGCGTCACCGCCCCTCTCGCGTAAACAATCAGACCTGGAACCGCCGGTACCGGGACTACATGGATAAAATCAAGACCGGCTCCCCTTTCCGGGTGGCGGAAGTTTTGCGCGATCTGACCCTTCTCAAAACCGAAAAGGATCTCTCCTTTGGCGAGCGCAAGATGTTGGATACTGCCAAGAACCTCCTGGTTAAAGAACTTTCATTGGTAAACAACTCAAACGAAGACGATATTGAAGCAGAACTCCTGGCGTTATTGGAAGCCGGCGAATAA
- a CDS encoding DUF2442 domain-containing protein produces MSNKYYDVVSAEYVGDYRIKLCFANGKTGIVDFAGYIGKGGIFRKLADLENFKKFVINHELGVITWDNEIDIAPETLYCEATKAALPHWVEKEGLKRSA; encoded by the coding sequence ATGAGTAACAAATATTATGATGTTGTCTCCGCCGAATATGTTGGAGATTATAGAATAAAACTATGTTTTGCCAATGGGAAAACCGGGATTGTTGATTTTGCCGGTTATATCGGAAAGGGTGGAATTTTTCGCAAATTGGCAGACCTGGAAAATTTCAAGAAATTTGTGATAAATCATGAACTTGGAGTAATAACCTGGGATAACGAAATAGACATTGCTCCTGAGACTCTTTATTGTGAAGCCACGAAAGCGGCATTACCTCACTGGGTAGAAAAAGAGGGACTCAAAAGGAGTGCTTGA
- a CDS encoding 4Fe-4S binding protein, producing MPRLRWLIQTLVAFGTNAYLLFPFGGSVIYQGPLKAVCHPGLNCYSCPGALLSCPVGAFQNFMASLRFSTGGFPQMGVIVVGYLGFIGSVVGRLTCGWICPFGFIQDLLHKIPTRKFSLWKPLRWGKYAVLGLTVVAMPIFLVDSSGLGHPWFCKLICPAGTLEGAMPLLLLKPSLWSTVGWAFWNKLTILILILIGAILISRLFCRVICPLGAFYGLFSRISLVQLEFVEGNCVECGACSRKCPTGLVPNKEIDSPECIMCLKCVDSCHFRALDFGIRRPPGKPVKVKRAASPL from the coding sequence ATGCCCCGCCTCCGCTGGTTGATCCAAACCCTGGTGGCGTTCGGGACCAACGCCTATCTCCTTTTCCCCTTCGGAGGCTCGGTTATCTATCAAGGGCCCTTGAAGGCGGTGTGCCATCCCGGCCTCAACTGTTACTCCTGTCCAGGCGCCCTCTTGTCGTGTCCGGTGGGGGCCTTCCAGAATTTCATGGCCAGCCTGCGCTTCAGTACGGGTGGCTTTCCCCAAATGGGCGTCATCGTGGTGGGGTACCTAGGTTTTATTGGCAGCGTGGTAGGCCGGTTAACCTGCGGCTGGATCTGTCCGTTCGGTTTCATCCAGGACCTGCTCCACAAGATCCCCACCCGGAAATTTTCCCTATGGAAACCCCTACGCTGGGGGAAGTACGCAGTATTGGGGTTGACGGTGGTGGCCATGCCGATCTTCCTGGTGGATAGCTCCGGGTTGGGTCACCCCTGGTTCTGCAAGCTCATCTGTCCCGCCGGCACCCTGGAGGGGGCTATGCCCCTGCTCCTGTTGAAGCCCAGCCTGTGGAGCACCGTGGGCTGGGCCTTCTGGAACAAGCTCACCATCCTTATCCTGATCCTCATCGGCGCCATTCTCATCAGCCGGCTCTTCTGCCGGGTGATCTGCCCCCTGGGCGCCTTTTACGGCCTGTTCAGCCGGATCAGTCTGGTGCAACTGGAGTTCGTCGAAGGCAATTGTGTGGAGTGCGGCGCCTGCTCCCGCAAGTGTCCCACCGGGTTGGTGCCCAACAAAGAAATTGACAGCCCTGAGTGCATCATGTGCCTTAAGTGCGTGGACTCCTGCCACTTCCGGGCCCTGGATTTCGGCATTCGGCGTCCGCCGGGAAAACCGGTTAAAGTCAAGCGCGCCGCCTCTCCTTTATAA
- a CDS encoding CoA-transferase, which yields MENLTPGEETMIAALARQIKDGDWAACGTLSPMPAAALWLAKLTHAPRSEVFVAGSVDWPFEGEWREFFDVAQDGRLNVFFLSGAQIDGQGNINLMAIGEYEKPKVRLPGGAGSAILAHVVERVVLFKADHSARGLVSRVDILTAPGYTPELSPWQRPGRATCLITPKCVFDLLPPALPKLKSLHSGVTFAEVQELTAFAFQVPDQIPATPHLDPETRRLLYGPVKDKLAQAYPQFAARLT from the coding sequence ATGGAAAACCTGACTCCTGGCGAAGAAACCATGATCGCGGCCCTGGCCCGCCAGATCAAAGACGGCGATTGGGCCGCCTGTGGGACGCTCTCGCCTATGCCCGCCGCGGCCCTGTGGCTGGCGAAGCTCACCCATGCCCCCCGGTCTGAGGTCTTTGTGGCTGGGAGCGTTGACTGGCCCTTTGAAGGCGAATGGCGGGAGTTCTTTGATGTAGCCCAGGACGGCCGGCTTAACGTCTTTTTCTTAAGCGGGGCCCAGATCGACGGGCAGGGCAACATCAATTTAATGGCCATAGGCGAATACGAAAAGCCAAAGGTAAGGCTCCCAGGTGGGGCCGGGTCCGCTATCCTGGCCCACGTGGTGGAGCGGGTGGTGCTGTTCAAAGCCGACCATTCTGCCCGGGGCTTGGTTTCCCGGGTGGATATCCTTACCGCTCCGGGCTATACCCCGGAGTTGAGCCCCTGGCAGCGACCTGGCCGTGCCACCTGCCTCATCACCCCCAAGTGCGTTTTTGATCTGTTGCCACCAGCCCTGCCAAAGCTTAAAAGCCTGCACTCCGGCGTTACTTTCGCGGAGGTGCAGGAGCTTACAGCCTTTGCGTTTCAGGTGCCGGACCAAATTCCGGCCACGCCGCACCTGGACCCCGAAACCCGCCGCTTGCTTTATGGTCCCGTCAAAGATAAGCTGGCCCAGGCCTACCCTCAATTTGCGGCCCGGCTGACTTAG
- a CDS encoding MBL fold metallo-hydrolase, whose translation MKIPALQSVTVEILVDNFFDVFEPSRPGIVERVVPGRLKKPLVAAHGLAYLVTLNHQGKTSRILMDAANAPLPLFNNLEALEHDINDIDAVVLSHGHPDHYGGLLEFLAKRKGSDIPVYLHNDVFLPKVLVTPRGRIGPWALDLGQVLAAGVELHENQGPELVLGQALLTGTVETTTTYEKPLPSFRRKVGDKDEQDLFPDEQALVAVVEGRGLVVIGGCSHPGIVNMVKYAQKLTGIQTVSLVLGGFHLTPHGDTVIQQTIDGLKELKPELIMAGHCTGFRALTKLAVAFPDNFMVSCVGTKVMVVGG comes from the coding sequence ATGAAAATTCCCGCCCTCCAATCCGTTACCGTCGAAATCCTGGTGGACAACTTTTTCGATGTCTTTGAGCCTTCCCGCCCGGGCATCGTCGAGCGGGTGGTCCCCGGCCGTCTTAAAAAACCCCTGGTAGCCGCCCACGGACTGGCTTATCTCGTCACTCTGAATCACCAGGGCAAAACGAGCCGTATCCTCATGGATGCCGCCAACGCTCCCCTGCCCCTGTTCAACAACCTGGAAGCCCTGGAACACGATATCAACGACATCGACGCGGTAGTCCTGAGCCATGGGCACCCCGATCACTACGGCGGACTCCTCGAATTCCTGGCCAAACGCAAAGGCTCCGACATCCCGGTTTATCTCCATAACGATGTCTTCCTGCCCAAGGTCCTGGTGACCCCCCGGGGCCGCATCGGTCCGTGGGCCCTGGATTTAGGACAGGTGCTGGCCGCAGGTGTTGAACTCCATGAAAATCAGGGGCCTGAGCTGGTCCTCGGGCAAGCCCTGCTTACCGGCACGGTGGAGACCACCACAACCTATGAAAAACCGCTGCCCAGCTTCCGGCGCAAGGTGGGCGATAAAGATGAGCAGGACCTCTTCCCCGACGAGCAGGCCCTGGTGGCTGTGGTTGAAGGCCGGGGTCTGGTGGTCATCGGCGGCTGCAGCCACCCCGGCATCGTCAACATGGTGAAATACGCCCAGAAACTCACGGGCATCCAGACGGTCTCCCTGGTCTTGGGGGGCTTCCACCTCACCCCCCATGGCGATACCGTGATTCAACAGACCATCGATGGACTGAAAGAACTTAAGCCGGAACTGATCATGGCCGGCCACTGTACCGGCTTCCGGGCCCTTACCAAACTCGCGGTCGCCTTCCCCGATAACTTCATGGTCAGCTGCGTCGGCACCAAGGTCATGGTGGTAGGAGGATAG
- a CDS encoding integration host factor subunit alpha: MALTKEKLISRLQTQVGLSKQESRSVVERVLDIMKESLAVGEDLLISGFGKFSVRQKNARRGRNPQTKENLILRARKVVVFKTSGVLRNRINGD, translated from the coding sequence ATGGCCCTCACCAAGGAAAAATTGATCAGCCGCTTACAGACGCAGGTAGGTTTAAGCAAGCAAGAATCACGTTCCGTGGTGGAACGGGTCCTGGACATTATGAAGGAATCCCTGGCCGTGGGAGAGGATCTGCTCATCAGCGGCTTTGGGAAATTTTCGGTGCGGCAAAAGAATGCCCGCCGGGGCCGCAACCCTCAAACCAAGGAAAATCTCATCCTCCGCGCCCGCAAAGTCGTGGTGTTTAAAACCTCCGGGGTGCTGCGCAATCGCATCAACGGGGACTGA
- the amrS gene encoding AmmeMemoRadiSam system radical SAM enzyme, whose product MKPGLQSLCDFKCSRRNFIQAGAGALALLSLPAWPAPARAQAMQYGFISPQPAAFYRRLDKGLVQCQLCPRNCEVLPGDRGECGVRENREGTYYSLVYGNPCAVHLDPIEKKPFFHVFPGSQSFSIATAGCNLHCKFCQNWEISQTRPDKTYNFDLPPEKVVAEAKENRCLSIAHTYVEPIIFYEYMRDVGRLAKSAGILNTCHSAGYINPEPLEELAPLLDAACIDLKAFDGKFYRDLVDAELEPVLNTLKILRRHKVHVEIVNLVIPQFNDQPETISRMCNWINAELGPLTPVHFSRFYPLYKMLNHHPTPVSSLERARNLAQKAGLQYVYIGNLPGHEAENTYCHNCHKPLIARRGYQIGEMHLKDGKCAYCGTVIPGIWGKA is encoded by the coding sequence ATGAAACCCGGGTTGCAAAGTTTATGTGACTTTAAATGCAGCCGCCGGAACTTCATCCAGGCCGGCGCGGGGGCCTTGGCGCTCCTGTCACTGCCCGCCTGGCCGGCCCCGGCCCGCGCCCAGGCCATGCAATACGGCTTCATAAGCCCGCAGCCCGCCGCCTTTTATCGTCGCCTGGACAAAGGCCTGGTGCAGTGCCAACTTTGTCCCCGAAATTGCGAAGTCCTGCCCGGCGACCGGGGCGAGTGCGGCGTCCGGGAAAACCGGGAGGGCACTTATTATAGCCTGGTGTACGGCAACCCCTGCGCCGTCCACCTGGACCCCATCGAAAAAAAACCTTTCTTCCATGTCTTCCCTGGCAGCCAGTCATTTTCCATCGCCACCGCGGGCTGCAACCTGCATTGCAAGTTCTGCCAGAATTGGGAAATTTCCCAGACCCGGCCGGACAAGACCTACAATTTCGATCTACCCCCGGAAAAAGTGGTGGCGGAAGCTAAGGAGAACCGTTGCCTCTCCATCGCCCACACCTACGTGGAGCCCATCATCTTCTATGAATATATGCGGGATGTGGGCCGTCTGGCCAAATCCGCAGGAATTCTCAATACCTGCCATTCCGCGGGCTATATCAATCCCGAACCCCTGGAAGAACTGGCGCCGCTGTTGGACGCGGCCTGCATCGATCTCAAGGCCTTTGACGGCAAGTTTTACCGCGATCTGGTGGACGCGGAACTGGAACCGGTGCTGAATACCCTGAAAATCCTGCGCCGCCATAAAGTCCACGTGGAGATCGTCAACCTGGTCATCCCGCAGTTCAACGATCAGCCGGAAACCATCAGCCGCATGTGTAACTGGATTAATGCTGAGCTGGGGCCGCTGACGCCGGTGCATTTCTCCCGGTTTTATCCCCTGTACAAGATGCTCAACCATCATCCCACCCCGGTGAGCAGCCTGGAGCGAGCCCGGAACCTGGCCCAAAAGGCCGGCTTGCAGTATGTCTATATCGGCAACCTGCCGGGCCATGAGGCCGAAAATACTTACTGCCACAATTGCCACAAACCGCTTATCGCCCGCCGGGGCTACCAGATCGGCGAGATGCACCTCAAGGACGGCAAGTGCGCTTACTGCGGCACGGTTATTCCGGGCATTTGGGGAAAAGCTTAG
- a CDS encoding zinc ribbon domain-containing protein, with protein MPTYEYKCKEHGHIFEAEQKMSDPPLSVCEICGGEVERLISMPTIFVKDSANSPYKKDFRSDPHKWESVCESAFGATKKDKEEIKKNWNKKENTWV; from the coding sequence ATGCCTACCTATGAGTATAAGTGCAAGGAACACGGTCATATATTTGAAGCAGAACAGAAAATGAGCGATCCGCCGCTGTCCGTTTGTGAGATCTGCGGCGGCGAGGTGGAGCGTCTCATCAGCATGCCCACCATATTTGTTAAAGATTCGGCCAACAGTCCGTATAAGAAGGACTTCCGCTCCGATCCCCATAAATGGGAGTCGGTGTGCGAGTCGGCTTTCGGGGCCACCAAAAAAGATAAGGAAGAAATTAAGAAAAACTGGAACAAGAAGGAGAATACCTGGGTGTAA
- the coaE gene encoding dephospho-CoA kinase (Dephospho-CoA kinase (CoaE) performs the final step in coenzyme A biosynthesis.): protein MVKANMLKIAITGGAGSGKSTVARMFKELGAEVLDADAVARDAVAVGTPAWQELRRLYSEDFFHQNGSLNRSKLADLVFSDPEARRHLNALIHPLVAQKLQSQVVDLEHRGVDLVMVEVPLLFETGRERFFDLVIVVAASQVDQIRRLETRDHRGQEEIQGILQAQWPLQDKVARADYVVDNGGDQSYTWEQVKNIWEELQKIRLTGGTKKVSVHNNLP from the coding sequence TTGGTTAAGGCTAATATGCTAAAAATCGCCATCACCGGAGGGGCCGGGTCCGGCAAAAGCACCGTGGCCCGGATGTTTAAAGAACTCGGGGCCGAGGTCTTGGATGCCGATGCCGTGGCCCGGGATGCGGTGGCGGTGGGCACCCCGGCCTGGCAGGAGCTGCGCCGCCTCTATAGCGAAGATTTCTTTCATCAAAATGGCTCGCTGAACCGATCTAAATTAGCAGACCTGGTCTTTTCCGACCCGGAGGCCCGGCGCCATCTCAATGCTCTCATCCACCCTTTAGTGGCCCAAAAATTGCAAAGCCAAGTGGTAGACCTGGAACATCGTGGCGTGGACCTGGTGATGGTGGAGGTGCCGCTGCTGTTTGAAACCGGCCGGGAGCGATTCTTCGACCTGGTCATCGTGGTCGCAGCTTCTCAAGTCGATCAAATCCGGCGCCTTGAGACCCGGGACCACCGGGGGCAAGAAGAGATTCAGGGAATTTTGCAGGCCCAGTGGCCTCTTCAAGACAAAGTGGCCCGGGCGGACTACGTGGTGGATAATGGCGGGGACCAGAGTTATACCTGGGAGCAAGTAAAAAACATCTGGGAGGAACTACAAAAAATCCGCTTGACAGGGGGAACTAAAAAGGTTAGCGTCCATAATAACCTTCCCTAG
- a CDS encoding TRAM domain-containing protein has protein sequence MLQKMVTGAILGAICAVSGYLIASQIPQLDYLWWAGYAGAAAGLAIAALTLGLEQVIKRIPLKTIIGSTLGLLIGLGIGKLASYPFDKYLELPNLQIPLYIFFSAIFGYIGLVLGGKKMSEVSTPYFLDPASKTPRHALKILDTSVIIDGRIADIAETGFVDGTFIVPKFVLEELQYVADSSDDLRRTRGRRGLDILKRLQQQNPLRVEFIEDDIPKAAGVDSKLVGLALKLRAKIMTNDFNLHKVAELQGIEVLNINQLANAMKPAVLPGETLHVQILREGKSQGQGIAYLDDGTMVVIENARRYIGREVEVAVTSVLQTTAGRMIFSEIKNGGAAIRKV, from the coding sequence GTGCTACAGAAGATGGTCACCGGGGCTATCCTGGGGGCTATTTGTGCGGTCAGCGGATACCTGATCGCCTCACAAATCCCACAATTGGATTATTTATGGTGGGCCGGTTACGCCGGCGCCGCGGCGGGTCTGGCCATAGCCGCACTCACCTTAGGGCTTGAGCAGGTCATCAAGCGCATCCCTTTAAAAACCATTATCGGCAGCACCCTGGGCCTGTTAATCGGCCTGGGCATAGGCAAGCTGGCCAGTTACCCCTTCGACAAATACCTGGAACTTCCTAACCTGCAAATTCCTTTATACATCTTTTTTTCTGCAATCTTTGGTTATATCGGCTTGGTGTTAGGGGGTAAGAAAATGTCTGAGGTCAGCACCCCTTACTTTCTCGACCCTGCCAGCAAAACCCCGCGTCATGCTTTGAAGATTCTGGATACCAGCGTCATCATCGACGGCCGTATTGCCGACATCGCCGAAACCGGCTTCGTGGACGGCACTTTCATTGTGCCGAAATTTGTCCTGGAGGAGTTGCAGTACGTGGCCGATTCCTCCGACGACCTGCGTCGTACCCGGGGCCGCCGGGGATTGGACATTTTGAAACGGCTCCAACAACAAAACCCTCTCCGGGTGGAGTTTATCGAAGACGATATCCCCAAGGCCGCCGGGGTGGACTCCAAGCTGGTGGGCCTGGCCTTGAAACTGCGGGCCAAAATCATGACCAATGACTTCAATCTCCACAAGGTGGCCGAACTCCAGGGAATTGAAGTTCTGAATATCAACCAGTTGGCCAATGCCATGAAACCCGCGGTCCTGCCCGGCGAAACCCTGCACGTCCAGATTCTCCGGGAGGGAAAATCCCAGGGCCAGGGGATTGCCTATCTCGATGACGGCACCATGGTGGTAATCGAAAATGCCCGGCGCTATATTGGCCGGGAGGTAGAGGTAGCCGTCACCAGCGTCTTGCAGACCACCGCGGGACGTATGATCTTTAGCGAAATCAAAAACGGCGGCGCCGCCATCCGGAAAGTGTAA